A window from Primulina eburnea isolate SZY01 chromosome 2, ASM2296580v1, whole genome shotgun sequence encodes these proteins:
- the LOC140818410 gene encoding uncharacterized protein, protein MAEQQHGSPPDDGRTPIWVADGIFQPDHNRVIRFITAQFSLQTCDEGYSWKHVTKDQRQWYWEGFIKKYRWPVHLDDTIRQLWYKNIATQYRRTIHSWRSADRHPQTVSNERWASWMLAWSDEKWLARAAKNKDNRNSEPAGPGTGTTKHIGGSKTYSAHCKKFREQHHRDPTSWELYVHTHRHDDGSFVDERSRLVDQAMQAYMHESLTPLEDGTIPSPPTSGEVNSMFNKVIGGPKKGRMYGCGSMASTIYPDEMAKRPRGGSSSSSRGSQDTERMRAEWEAQKSINEHLRIDLQATQTTLEATQQENASLKDRMTSLEDQVRRLIAGLPQPQPQTSQRFLYGRGSSSRGRALSGSSYFDDPYAAGSSHHRRSGKGKVLRYSPENIPPSQDSGHGDGDGDDACDGEENQST, encoded by the exons ATGGCAGAGCAGCAACACGGATCGCCTCCGGATGATGGTCGTACTCCGATATGGGTCGCAGATGGCAT ATTTCAGCCGGATCACAATAGGGTTATCCGGTTCATTACTGCTCAGTTTTCGTTACAAACATGTGACGAAGGCTATTCATGGAAGCATGTTACAAAAGACCAGCGACAATGGTATTGGGAGGGGTTCATt AAAAAATATAGATGGCCAGTTCATCTCGACGATACCATCAGACAGCTATGGTACAAGAACATAGCTACACAGTATCGTCGCACTATTCACTCGTGGAGGAGTGCTGATCGTCATCCGCAAACAGTCAGCAACGAACGTTGGGCTTCATGGATGTTGGCATGGAGTGACGAGAAGTGGTTGGCTAGGGCAGCCAAAAACAAGGATAATAGGAATAGCGAGCCAGCAGGACCTGGGACTGGGACTACAAAGCACATTGGTGGCTCGAAGACTTACAGCGCACATTGCAAGAAATTC CGAGAACAACATCATAGAGATCCGACGTCGTGGGAGCTATATGTTCACACACACCGACACGACGACGGATCGTTTGTCGACGAGCGTTCACGACTTGTTGAT caAGCCATGCAGGCTTACATGCACGAGTCTTTGACACCTCTCGAAGATGGGACGATTCCTAGTCCACCTACTTCGGGAGAGGTGAACAGCATGTTCAACAAGGTCATCGGTGGACCGAAAAAGGGACGAATGTATGGTTGTGGTTCCATGGCCTCCACGATCTATCCGGATGAGATGGCAAAACGTCCACGTGGAGGTTCGAGCAGTTCCAGCAGAGGGTCGCAGGATACAGAGAGGATGCGAGCAGAGTGGGAGGCACAAAAAAGCATTAATGAGCATCTCCGTATCGACCTGCAGGCGACGCAGACCACTTTGGAGGCGACCCAGCAGGAGAATGCGTCGTTGAAGGATAGGATGACGAGTCTGGAGGACCAGGTTCGTCGACTCATCGCTGGATTACCACAGCCACAGCCACAAACATCCCAACGATTTCTGTATGGTCGAGGCTCATCTAGCAGAGGACGCGCTTTATCAGGGTCATCATATTTTGATGACCCATACGCAGCTGGATCATCGCATCATCGACGTTCGGGAAAGGGAAAGGTCCTGAGGTACTCGCCTGAGAACATCCCACCATCACAAGACTCTGGTCACGGTGATGGCGATGGTGACGATGCATGCGACGGCGAAGAAAATCAGTCTacttag
- the LOC140818445 gene encoding LOW QUALITY PROTEIN: dnaJ protein ERDJ3A-like (The sequence of the model RefSeq protein was modified relative to this genomic sequence to represent the inferred CDS: inserted 1 base in 1 codon) has translation MKARFGLLIMAAGLLLMVFCESKKLDPYKVLGVDRSASQREIQKAFHKLSLQYHPDKNKNKGAQEKFAEINNAYDILSDEQKRKNYDLFGDEKGNPGFDASTSGNHGGYTYXTGGEPGESGFNFGPGGQGGSKSFSFSFGGDPGYGGQSSFGFGLNDIFSNLFGGGKGGGSQFGGFGSSSRSQYGGRNSDKSILSVNSKFYKKEINDRGMSWLLLFYSPDLQGTQYYESIIEEVAAPLVGALKVGSVNCESEASFCKELGVHLRRAPKVYVYSYSKGERGSLVEYSGDLDVEGLKSFCRDNLPKFSKGVNLSQFKVAAEAVTLPKVMLLSTKKSTPVIWRALSGLYHKRFAFYNAEVRDSDPSVRALGVNSLPAIIGWLSNGEKVILKSGISVKDLKSAVQDLSGLLENFEKKNKVASTKTNHPESGDNHIPLLTGSNFHDVCGDGSPVCLIGAFRSSKSRDNLQTILKSVSQKSFSRKQTGVSGPRTSISYSLLDATKHQSFLNAFEKSGFKSSQKFLVAYKPKRGTFATFQGDITEEAVENFIISILNADVQFTKTKQKPTLK, from the exons ATGAAGGCTCGTTTTGGACTGCTGATTATGGCCGCCGGATTGCTGCTAATGGTATTTTGTGAATCGAAAAAGCTTGATCCTTACAAG GTACTCGGGGTTGATCGCAGCGCAAGTCAACGTGAAATTCAGAAAGCTTTTCACAA ACTATCACTCCAATATCATCCAGACAAAAACAAGAATAAGGGTGCCCAAGAGAAGTTTGCTGAGATTAATAACG CATATGATATATTATCTGACGAGCAGAAGAGGAAAAACTATGATCTTTTTGGGGATGAAAAAGGAAATCCTGGATTTGATGCTAGCACTTCTGGAAATCATGGTGGATATACCT TTACTGGTGGCGAGCCCGGAGAAAGTGGGTTTAATTTTGGGCCTGGTGGACAGGGAGGTTCAAAGTCATTCTCATTTTCTTTTGGCGGTGATCCTGGTTATGGTGGGCAAAGCTCATTTGGTTTtggtttaaatgatatattttcCAATCTTTTTGGAGGTGGTAAGGGAGGAGGGAGTCAATTTGGTGGCTTCGGTAGTTCAAGTAGGTCTCAGTACGGAGGTCGGAATTCTGATAAGAGCATTTTATCTGTAAATTCAAAATTCTATAAGAAAGAAATAAATGATAGAGGGATGAGTTGGCTCTTGTTATTTTACTCTCCCGATCTCCAAGGGACACAATATTATGAATCTATTATAGAGGAGGTTGCTGCTCCACTGGTGGGAGCACTGAAG GTTGGAAGCGTAAACTGTGAATCTGAAGCATCATTTTGCAAGGAGCTAGGTGTACATTTACGCAGAGCTCCAAAGGTTTATGTTTATTCGTACTCAAAAGGTGAAAGGGGCTCTTTGGTCGAGTACAGTGGTGATTTAGATGTGGAAGGCTTAAAAAGTTTTTGTCGAGACAATTTGCCCAAATTTTCGAAGGGCGTTAACTTGAGTCAGTTCAAAGTTGCTGCTGAAGCTGTAACATTACCTAAAGTGATGCTTTTGTCTACGAAGAAAAGTACACCTGTTATCTGGCGGGCACTTAGCGGCTTATACCACAAACGCTTTGCATTCTACAACGCAGAG GTTCGTGATTCTGATCCTTCTGTGAGGGCGCTAGGGGTCAATTCACTTCCAGCTATCATTGGCTGGCTATCAAATGGTGAGAAAGTGATTCTCAAATCTGGGATATCCGTGAAAGATTTAAAATCTGCTGTTCAAGACCTCAGTGGCCTACTCGAAAATTTTGAGAAGAAAAACAAGGTTGCTTCAACCAAAACAAACCATCCTGAATCAGGAGATAATCACATACCCTTGCTTACAGGATCAAACTTTCATGATGTATGTGGAGATGGGTCTCCCGTCTGTTTAATTGGTGCTTTTAGGTCATCCAAATCAAGGGACAACCTTCAAACAATTTTAAAATCT GTGTCTCAAAAATCATTCTCCAGAAAACAGACTGGAGTCTCTGGTCCGAGAACTTCAATTTCCTACTCTCTCCTTGATGCTACCAAGCACCAATCATTCTTAAATGCTTTCGAGAAATCAGGTTTCAAGTCATCACAAAAGTTCTTGGTGGCCTACAAACCAAAGAGAGGAACATTTGCTACATTTCAAGGTGACATAACTGAAGAAGCAGTCGAGAATTTTATAATTTCGATACTGAACGCTGATGTGCAGTTTACCAAGACAAAGCAAAAGCCTACTCTAAAATGA
- the LOC140818456 gene encoding wall-associated receptor kinase 2-like yields MVLVRGAWICLCGVLLLQCAAAATSSIVSDLNATAPATDTSNILKGAVITKHGCPSKCGNLTVPYPFGVGKGSGCGLEAIYELNCSDAFDPPRAYIGNIQIYEISDNQMRISNVVAKTCYDEYGALVQSNYASSDITNTPFSYSELNKFTLIGCDDLSLISGISGHVFTSGCVSLCSQAEDVVSGSCSGVGCSQTSVPKGFKYYVTQLSSLRNHTAVSSFDPCSYSFLGEAKRFTFQGVSDFSDPNFAQRVSSTVPIVVDWVIGNLTCADVEDSPDYLCKANSTCVDSDTVWAGYRCRCKDGYEGNPYLEPCTDIDECADPSKNNCAENSCINTLGNFRCSCPKGQTGDGRGDGDGCYAVNSQFPVLKVSLGIVFGFLSLVIAAAWILFSVKKRKLIKQREKFFQQNGGFLLKQQISSREGSVDSSKIFTVEDLEEATNNYADERILGRGGYGTVYKGILPDSRIVAIKKSRVMDESQIEQFINEVVILTQVNHRNVVKLLGCCLESEVPLLVYEYVSNGTLYEHIHQNRGMTWLSWDNRLRIASEAADALSYLHSAASIPVIHRDVKSANILLDENYITKISDFGASRLVALDQTEVTTLVQGTLGYLDPEYFHTSQLTGKSDVYSFGVVMAELLTGKKPIDMERSQEERNLTTHFVMAIKENRLFQVLDPRVIREGSLEQLQAVADLIKRCLDLNGEDRPTMKEVARELEGLRKFNQHPWAQQPEIHEESAGLMNNGAESNDLYAASANPADLYSIQMTAYNNNTGDFSGIFSLDSTSQMMFQQVNRPR; encoded by the exons ATGGTGCTTGTGAGAGGAGCCTGGATTTGTCTCTGCGGTGTTTTACTGCTTCAATGCGCAGCCGCGGCCACCAGCTCCATCGTATCGGACTTAAATGCAACGGCTCCGGCCACCGACAcatcaaacattttaaaagGAGCCGTCATCACGAAGCATGGCTGCCCCAGTAAATGCGGCAACTTGACTGTTCCTTACCCTTTTGGAGTCGGTAAAGGCAGCGGCTGCGGCCTTGAGGCCATATACGAGCTCAACTGCAGCGACGCTTTCGATCCACCTCGGGCGTACATCGGCAACATCCAAATCTACGAAATCTCCGACAACCAAATGCGAATCTCGAACGTCGTGGCGAAGACATGCTACGATGAATACGGCGCACTGGTCCAATCAAACTACGCCTCTTCAGACATCACCAACACGCCGTTCAGCTATTCGGAGCTGAACAAGTTCACGCTCATAGGCTGCGACGATTTGTCTCTAATCAGCGGCATTTCTGGCCATGTCTTCACCAGCGGATGCGTTTCACTTTGTTCGCAAGCAGAGGATGTGGTAAGCGGCTCCTGCTCGGGAGTTGGGTGCAGCCAGACTTCGGTGCCCAAGGGATTCAAATACTATGTTACCCAGCTCTCAAGCCTTAGAAACCACACCGCCGTATCCTCTTTCGATCCATGCAGCTATTCTTTTCTTGGTGAGGCCAAGAGGTTCACTTTTCAAGGGGTTTCGGATTTCTCTGACCCAAATTTCGCTCAAAGGGTGTCTTCCACCGTCCCGATCGTGGTCGATTGGGTGATCGGGAACTTGACTTGTGCTGACGTCGAGGATTCTCCAGATTACCTTTGCAAGGCTAATAGTACTTGCGTTGATTCGGATACAGTGTGGGCCGGCTATAGGTGCAGGTGTAAAGATGGATACGAAGGCAATCCGTATCTGGAACCTTGCACAG ATATTGACGAGTGTGCGGATCCGAGCAAGAACAATTGTGCGGAAAATAGTTGCATCAACACACTTGGAAATTTCAGATGTTCTTGTCCGAAAGGACAGACCGGAGATGGTAGAGGGGATGGGGACGGTTGCTATGCTGTTAATTCACAGTTCCCTGTGCTCAAGGTGTCGTTAG GTATAGTATTCGGGTTTCTATCCTTAGTCATTGCTGCAGCTTGGATATTGTTCAGCGTGAAGAAACGAAAGCTCATAAAACAAAGGGAGAAATTCTTCCAGCAAAATGGAGGTTTCTTATTAAAGCAACAAATATCTTCCCGCGAAGGGTCCGTGGATTCCAGCAAAATATTCACGGTTGAAGATCTAGAGGAAGCCACCAACAATTATGCAGATGAAAGGATCCTCGGCAGAGGCGGATACGGCACAGTCTACAAAGGAATCCTACCTGATAGTCGCATAGTTGCTATAAAAAAATCTCGAGTAATGGATGAAAGCCAAATAGAACAGTTCATAAATGAAGTGGTGATACTCACCCAAGTGAATCATCGTAATGTCGTCAAACTTTTGGGGTGTTGTTTGGAATCCGAAGTTCCTTTACTCGTCTACGAATATGTTTCGAATGGGACGCTTTACGAACACATACACCAGAACAGGGGAATGACTTGGTTATCATGGGACAACCGTTTAAGAATCGCCTCAGAAGCAGCAGATGCCCTTTCATATCTTCACTCAGCAGCATCGATTCCTGTCATCCACAGGGACGTGAAATCTGCCAACATCTTACTAGACGAAAACTACATTACCAAAATCTCGGACTTCGGGGCCTCCAGACTAGTCGCCCTGGATCAAACCGAAGTCACCACATTAGTCCAAGGCACACTAGGATACCTGGATCCCGAATACTTCCACACCAGCCAATTGACTGGAAAAAGCGACGTCTACAGTTTCGGGGTCGTGATGGCGGAGCTTCTGACCGGGAAAAAACCAATCGACATGGAAAGAAGTCAAGAAGAACGGAACCTAACAACGCATTTCGTAATGGCGATTAAAGAAAACAGACTGTTTCAGGTTCTTGATCCCCGAGTAATACGAGAGGGTTCCCTGGAGCAGCTCCAGGCCGTCGCTGACTTGATAAAAAGATGTTTAGACTTGAATGGCGAAGACAGACCCACCATGAAAGAGGTGGCCAGGGAACTCGAAGGTTTGAGGAAGTTTAATCAGCATCCTTGGGCGCAACAACCGGAGATTCACGAAGAATCTGCGGGATTGATGAATAATGGTGCCGAATCAAACGATCTTTATGCGGCTTCAGCCAACCCTGCGGATCTTTACAGTATTCAAATGACTGCTTACAACAACAATACAGGTGATTTCTCTGGAATATTCAGTTTGGACAGCACCAGCCAAATGATGTTCCAACAGGTGAATCGGCCCCGGTGA
- the LOC140818463 gene encoding AMP deaminase-like isoform X2 codes for MDAYSLHLAMAALFGASFVAVSAYYMHRKTLNHLLEFAKALEKDKEEVDEGGDAVEHVKKHYPSRRSYGRRKANGGSYRRGSASLPDVSDFSGDGGEVEEKRNGTVHIDYIPPGLPRLHTLPEGKSSGASSTMRAGHHTRPISPKSPVASGSASAFESLECSDAEDNLTDAAKLDTTYIHTNGNENVPDHHIHANGEQMPMVTSNIIRSHSVSGDLHGVQPDPVAADILRKEPEQETFVRLRISPTETPSADEAEVYCNLQDCLEMRKRYVFREVVSPWEKEIISAPNTPKPIPNPFDHTPEVKSDMEDGVVHVYANKESEEKLYPVADATTFFTDLHHILKIISAGNIRTLCHHRLVLLEQKFNLHLMLNADREFLAQKSAPHRDFYNVRKVDTHVHHSACMNQKHLLRFIKSKLRKEPDEVVIFRDGTYLTLKEVFESLDLTGYDLNVDLLDVHADKSTFHRFDKFNLKYNPCGQSRLREIFLKQDNLIQGRFLGELTKQVFSDLAASKYQMAEYRISIYGRKMSEWDQMASWIVNNDLYSENVVWLIQLPRLYNVYKEMGIVTSFQNILDNIFLPLFEVTVDPDSHPQLHVVLKQVVGLDLVDDESKPERRPTKHMPTPAQWTNIFNPAFSYYVYYCYANLYTLNKLRESKGMTTIKFRPHSGEAGDIDHLAATFLTSHNIAHGINLRKSPVLQYLYYLAQIGLAMSPLSNNSLFLDYHRNPFPTFFLRGLNVSLSTDDPLQIHLTKEPLVEEYSIAASVWKLSSCDLCEIARNSVYQSGFSHALKSHWIGKEYFKRGPDGNDIHRTNVPHIRLEFREMIWKEEMQQVYLGKASFPQVIEA; via the exons ATGGATGCTTATTCGCTGCATCTGGCTATGGCGGCACTTTTTGGAGCGTCGTTTGTGGCGGTTTCGGCGTATTATATGCACCGTAAAACCTTGAATCATCTATTGGAGTTCGCGAAGGCGCTAGAGAAGGACAAAGAGGAGGTGGATGAAGGCGGGGACGCGGTGGAGCATGTCAAGAAGCATTATCCGTCGAGAAGGAGCTACGGGAGGCGGAAGGCCAATGGCGGGAGCTATCGCCGTGGTTCTGCGTCTCTTCCTGACGTGTCAGATTTTTCCGGTGATGGTGGCGAGGTTGAGGAGAAGAGGAACGGTACGGTGCACATTGATTACATCCCTCCTGGTTTGCCGAGGCTCCACACGCTTCCTGAAG GGAAATCCAGTGGCGCTAGTTCAACAATGAGAGCAGGCCATCATACTCGACCCATTTCTCCCAAATCACCTGTTGCTAGTGGTAGTGCTAGTGCATTTGAGAGTCTTGAATGTTCAGACGCCGAAGATAATTTGACTGATGCTGCTAAATTAGACACGACATATATTCATACTAATGGAAATGAG AATGTGCCAGATCATCATATCCATGCAAATGGAGAACAGATGCCAATGGTTACATCAAACATAATTCGCTCACATAGTGTATCTGGTGACCTTCATGGTGTTCAACCTGATCCTGTTGCTGCTGATATTCTGAGAAAAGAACCAGAACAAGAAACTTTTGTGCGATTGAGAATTTCTCCTACAG AGACACCATCTGCCGATGAAGCAGAAGTTTACTGCAATCTGCAAGATTGTCTTGAAATGAGGAAGCGTTACGTTTTTAGGGAAGTTGTTTCTCCATGGGAAAAGGAAATCATATCTGCTCCTAATACCCCAAAGCCAATTCCAAACCCATTTGATCATACTCCAGAGGTGAAATCTGAT ATGGAAGATGGAGTTGTTCATGTTTATGCGAATAAAGAGT CCGAAGAGAAACTTTATCCTGTTGCTGATGCTACCACATTTTTCACTGATCTGCATCATATCCTTAAAATTATTTCTGCTGGGAATATCAGAACACTTTGTCACCATAGGCTAGTTCTTCTAGAACAG AAATTCAACCTTCATCTGATGCTTAATGCAGACAGAGAATTCTTGGCTCAAAAAAGTGCACCACATCGAGATTTTTATAATGTGAGAAAAGTTGACACACATGTCCATCACTCAGCTTGCATGAACCAAAAACATCTTTTAAGGTTTATAAAGTCTAAGCTGAGGAAGGAGCCTGACGAG GTTGTTATTTTCAGAGATGGGACATATCTTACTTTGAAAGAGGTGTTTGAGAGTTTGGATTTGACTGG CTACGACCTGAATGTTGATCTATTAGATGTCCATGCTGATAAAAGCACATTTCATCGCTTTGACAAGTTTAACTTGAAATATAATCCCTGTGGTCAGAGTAGACTAAGGGAGATCTTTTTGAAGCAGGATAATCTGATCCAAG GTCGTTTCTTAGGTGAGCTAACTAAGCAAGTGTTTTCAGATTTGGCCGCAAGTAAATATCAA ATGGCTGAATATCGAATATCAATATATGGCAGAAAAATGAGTGAGTGGGATCAAATGGCAAGTTGGATTGTAAACAATGATCTATACAGTGAAAATGTTGTCTGGTTGATTCAG CTTCCTAGGCTCTACAATGTGTACAAGGAGATGGGAATTGTCACCTCATTTCAGAACATCCTTGATAACATCTTTCTGCCTTTGTTTGAGGTGACTGTCGATCCGGATTCACATCCACAGTTGCATGTTGTTTTAAAGCAG GTTGTTGGACTGGATCTTGTGGATGATGAAAGCAAACCTGAAAGACGGCCTACAAAACATATGCCTACACCTGCTCAGTGGACCAATATATTTAATCCTGCATTTTCGTACTATGTATACTACTGCTATGCTAACCTCTATACCCTGAACAAG CTTCGTGAGTCGAAGGGTATGACAACTATTAAGTTCCGGCCCCATTCTGGAGAG GCTGGTGATATAGATCATCTTGCGGCAACATTTCTCACATCTCATAATATTGCACATGGAATCAATCTGAGAAAATCTCCCGTCCTTCAATATTTGTACTACTTAGCCCAG ATTGGTTTGGCGATGTCACCATTGAGCAACAACTCTCTATTTTTAGACTACCATCGAAATCCTTTTCCCACATTCTTCTTGCGGGGTCTTAACGTGTCCCTCTCGACTGATGATCCATTACAGATCCACTTAACAAAAGAACCCCTGGTTGAAGAGTACAGTATAGCTGCTTCC GTTTGGAAGTTAAGTTCATGTGATTTATGTGAGATCGCTCGGAATTCAGTTTATCAGTCTGGTTTTTCACATGCTCTGAAG TCTCACTGGATTGGGAAGGAGTACTTTAAACGAGGACCGGATGGAAATGACATACACAGGACAAATGTGCCACATATTCGACTAGAATTCCGTGAGATG ATCTGGAAAGAGGAAATGCAACAGGTATATTTGGGCAAGGCAAGCTTTCCCCAGGTTATTGAGGCATGA
- the LOC140818463 gene encoding AMP deaminase-like isoform X1 has protein sequence MDAYSLHLAMAALFGASFVAVSAYYMHRKTLNHLLEFAKALEKDKEEVDEGGDAVEHVKKHYPSRRSYGRRKANGGSYRRGSASLPDVSDFSGDGGEVEEKRNGTVHIDYIPPGLPRLHTLPEGKSSGASSTMRAGHHTRPISPKSPVASGSASAFESLECSDAEDNLTDAAKLDTTYIHTNGNENVPDHHIHANGEQMPMVTSNIIRSHSVSGDLHGVQPDPVAADILRKEPEQETFVRLRISPTETPSADEAEVYCNLQDCLEMRKRYVFREVVSPWEKEIISAPNTPKPIPNPFDHTPEVKSDHYFQMEDGVVHVYANKESEEKLYPVADATTFFTDLHHILKIISAGNIRTLCHHRLVLLEQKFNLHLMLNADREFLAQKSAPHRDFYNVRKVDTHVHHSACMNQKHLLRFIKSKLRKEPDEVVIFRDGTYLTLKEVFESLDLTGYDLNVDLLDVHADKSTFHRFDKFNLKYNPCGQSRLREIFLKQDNLIQGRFLGELTKQVFSDLAASKYQMAEYRISIYGRKMSEWDQMASWIVNNDLYSENVVWLIQLPRLYNVYKEMGIVTSFQNILDNIFLPLFEVTVDPDSHPQLHVVLKQVVGLDLVDDESKPERRPTKHMPTPAQWTNIFNPAFSYYVYYCYANLYTLNKLRESKGMTTIKFRPHSGEAGDIDHLAATFLTSHNIAHGINLRKSPVLQYLYYLAQIGLAMSPLSNNSLFLDYHRNPFPTFFLRGLNVSLSTDDPLQIHLTKEPLVEEYSIAASVWKLSSCDLCEIARNSVYQSGFSHALKSHWIGKEYFKRGPDGNDIHRTNVPHIRLEFREMIWKEEMQQVYLGKASFPQVIEA, from the exons ATGGATGCTTATTCGCTGCATCTGGCTATGGCGGCACTTTTTGGAGCGTCGTTTGTGGCGGTTTCGGCGTATTATATGCACCGTAAAACCTTGAATCATCTATTGGAGTTCGCGAAGGCGCTAGAGAAGGACAAAGAGGAGGTGGATGAAGGCGGGGACGCGGTGGAGCATGTCAAGAAGCATTATCCGTCGAGAAGGAGCTACGGGAGGCGGAAGGCCAATGGCGGGAGCTATCGCCGTGGTTCTGCGTCTCTTCCTGACGTGTCAGATTTTTCCGGTGATGGTGGCGAGGTTGAGGAGAAGAGGAACGGTACGGTGCACATTGATTACATCCCTCCTGGTTTGCCGAGGCTCCACACGCTTCCTGAAG GGAAATCCAGTGGCGCTAGTTCAACAATGAGAGCAGGCCATCATACTCGACCCATTTCTCCCAAATCACCTGTTGCTAGTGGTAGTGCTAGTGCATTTGAGAGTCTTGAATGTTCAGACGCCGAAGATAATTTGACTGATGCTGCTAAATTAGACACGACATATATTCATACTAATGGAAATGAG AATGTGCCAGATCATCATATCCATGCAAATGGAGAACAGATGCCAATGGTTACATCAAACATAATTCGCTCACATAGTGTATCTGGTGACCTTCATGGTGTTCAACCTGATCCTGTTGCTGCTGATATTCTGAGAAAAGAACCAGAACAAGAAACTTTTGTGCGATTGAGAATTTCTCCTACAG AGACACCATCTGCCGATGAAGCAGAAGTTTACTGCAATCTGCAAGATTGTCTTGAAATGAGGAAGCGTTACGTTTTTAGGGAAGTTGTTTCTCCATGGGAAAAGGAAATCATATCTGCTCCTAATACCCCAAAGCCAATTCCAAACCCATTTGATCATACTCCAGAGGTGAAATCTGAT CACTATTTTCAGATGGAAGATGGAGTTGTTCATGTTTATGCGAATAAAGAGT CCGAAGAGAAACTTTATCCTGTTGCTGATGCTACCACATTTTTCACTGATCTGCATCATATCCTTAAAATTATTTCTGCTGGGAATATCAGAACACTTTGTCACCATAGGCTAGTTCTTCTAGAACAG AAATTCAACCTTCATCTGATGCTTAATGCAGACAGAGAATTCTTGGCTCAAAAAAGTGCACCACATCGAGATTTTTATAATGTGAGAAAAGTTGACACACATGTCCATCACTCAGCTTGCATGAACCAAAAACATCTTTTAAGGTTTATAAAGTCTAAGCTGAGGAAGGAGCCTGACGAG GTTGTTATTTTCAGAGATGGGACATATCTTACTTTGAAAGAGGTGTTTGAGAGTTTGGATTTGACTGG CTACGACCTGAATGTTGATCTATTAGATGTCCATGCTGATAAAAGCACATTTCATCGCTTTGACAAGTTTAACTTGAAATATAATCCCTGTGGTCAGAGTAGACTAAGGGAGATCTTTTTGAAGCAGGATAATCTGATCCAAG GTCGTTTCTTAGGTGAGCTAACTAAGCAAGTGTTTTCAGATTTGGCCGCAAGTAAATATCAA ATGGCTGAATATCGAATATCAATATATGGCAGAAAAATGAGTGAGTGGGATCAAATGGCAAGTTGGATTGTAAACAATGATCTATACAGTGAAAATGTTGTCTGGTTGATTCAG CTTCCTAGGCTCTACAATGTGTACAAGGAGATGGGAATTGTCACCTCATTTCAGAACATCCTTGATAACATCTTTCTGCCTTTGTTTGAGGTGACTGTCGATCCGGATTCACATCCACAGTTGCATGTTGTTTTAAAGCAG GTTGTTGGACTGGATCTTGTGGATGATGAAAGCAAACCTGAAAGACGGCCTACAAAACATATGCCTACACCTGCTCAGTGGACCAATATATTTAATCCTGCATTTTCGTACTATGTATACTACTGCTATGCTAACCTCTATACCCTGAACAAG CTTCGTGAGTCGAAGGGTATGACAACTATTAAGTTCCGGCCCCATTCTGGAGAG GCTGGTGATATAGATCATCTTGCGGCAACATTTCTCACATCTCATAATATTGCACATGGAATCAATCTGAGAAAATCTCCCGTCCTTCAATATTTGTACTACTTAGCCCAG ATTGGTTTGGCGATGTCACCATTGAGCAACAACTCTCTATTTTTAGACTACCATCGAAATCCTTTTCCCACATTCTTCTTGCGGGGTCTTAACGTGTCCCTCTCGACTGATGATCCATTACAGATCCACTTAACAAAAGAACCCCTGGTTGAAGAGTACAGTATAGCTGCTTCC GTTTGGAAGTTAAGTTCATGTGATTTATGTGAGATCGCTCGGAATTCAGTTTATCAGTCTGGTTTTTCACATGCTCTGAAG TCTCACTGGATTGGGAAGGAGTACTTTAAACGAGGACCGGATGGAAATGACATACACAGGACAAATGTGCCACATATTCGACTAGAATTCCGTGAGATG ATCTGGAAAGAGGAAATGCAACAGGTATATTTGGGCAAGGCAAGCTTTCCCCAGGTTATTGAGGCATGA